The sequence ATAGGAAAGAATGATCTATTTAATGCATTTCTTCTTGTTGAAATTATTGCCGAgaagttggattttttttttccattgtgAGATATTGACGTGGAATGCAATACAATGAAttctctatttctattttttcatttatataaaatatatctGAATTGCATGTTTGAAGTTTAGGTAAAGAGATTCTAGATGTTTAACCAAAATGTTCTAGAATTTATATGAAACATAACAggaactaattaaatttatttctctcttacATCTCTCAGTACAAAGATATCTATTGATGAGACAAAGAAAGTGCTGAAAATTtgtctgtttttctttttcttttttaatttgatagatTGACTCATAAAAGGCATAATTTCCTATTAATTAAAAACACGTACTCACTCCAGAACCTATCTTATCAAAGCATTTTTAACTGTACTTTCATAATccagtattttctttttttaaatgcaatTTGGGTAAAAGGCTTTCGgctaaaacttctctttccgCTTTGattcaacttttgtttttttggttaaaaattgTTCCAACTTTTCTTTTGAGCTTTTACCTCCATTAAATGACACTGTAAAattaggttctttttttttttttcttcttcttctttttccttctccttttctctttgttttttaacCTGCTTTACTAGgtcttttgttttactttattttgtttatttatttggttttaattctttttaattttttatttttatacaagatagaatttttactgtaacataatctaagtatatatgtgtataaaattcattcctggagacttgaactccggttCTTATTCCCTACACCCCATAATCAtgtatacttgtggagtaaccatcGCACCAAAAATGCGCGGTAGTCTATTTGGTTATAATTTCTTATAACAGaaacaatgttatttttttttattgacaattaaatttaactatATAGTTCATTAATTAATACAATCATTTGATTGAATTCAATTgaaaaatctaaattacaaaacttaagattgtatctaaatttttctcacattttgtTAACTGTATTACGCCTTGACTATTACGGAGTGTCTTATGTGCAAATGAGCTTCCCAAATTTCCGGACATATGACCTATCAAATGCTTAGtgaattaggaaaaaaaacaaacaaataaatatgtATAGGTTAGATGAATCAACTAGGGAAGTTGggtttcatatttttgatgATTAAAACGATGACTCTTTTGTCTCCACTCTTTAAAATGGAGGTCCATGCACTATCGCAAAGCAATAAAGAACACTATAACATACACGCTCCCTCGAGAGTTGCCACTCCCATCTTACCCTTTCAACTTCTTTTCATGGCATCCAAAGAGAGGAATGTGAGTTGGAAAAGCCAACATTCGGGCTCCCCTTGCAAACGTTTACCTTTATAGCCCCAACACTCaaagggaatatatatatatatatatatatatatatatataaaattcctAGAATCATGTAGCACtagctaaatatatatattacaacatGAAAATTTGATTACCAAATGTACTTATACATCAATGTTGAGTACTGTATCTATATTTAAGAGTGCAATGAAATGGATATTTGGATGTCATTATGTAAACAAAAGCATTCTTATTTGAGTTTTGTTGACTGGAAATCAACCGTGTTATACATGCATTGgcacaataatatatattgaagagACAAAGATATAAACTTTTTACGTATAAGGGAGTATATATgatccaaattttctttttcagctgcttttccttttgcttttcttttagcAATTTAAACTTTGACATGGCATGGGGACATTTGAGTACCCCATGGACTTAAGAGAGTGGCACTGTCTTGCATTCAGCATAAAATCACAAACCATATCTGAGAATTCAATATCATTCTAGCTTTTGAACCTTTAGTATAAGGGGCCAATGGACTTTTGCAGCAACCCCACGAGCATATGGTTTTACAACTAAAAATCATCTTTAAAAGCTGAATCTTAGGGGTCCTCTATCTTTGTCATTGGCATCTAAAGTGGAAAATTCccacatgaaattaaaaaaaataaaataaaataaaataaaattgggtaAAGAGCTATATTCTCCTTCTTACGCTCTTTATTCTTTAAACTCTGTCTTTTTATTGGGAGGGAAAAAGAATATTTGGCTTTTGGGTTTATACTTAGGATTCCTCACCTTTAAAAGTCAGGTCGTTTAGAGAAAAGAAGGTGAGtgggaaaattttttattgtatgaCAAGGGAAAGTATGAGTAGGGGCCATGAATTTCCAATATCGTCCCTTTCATGGGCTTAGATAGGGAAGCCGTATATGCCTTTTTGGTCATCTTATTGGTctataaaaatatgtttaatgAGTTTTAACTAATAGCTGATAATTATTAATTAGCAGTCATTCTTTTTGTACACTGCTATAAGCCTATAATGGGCGAATTATAGTTACTAGATTAATCATCAGCTACACAAACTCTCATATGGTATAATTATTATTTGGCCTTCATGATTATAGGATAAAAAAGTGGGAACCAATTTCGGACAAAATCCAAATTCTCATATGTTCCATCTTTTCTTGTCCAATGAGATGGCAAAACGTCACCACCGACTCCCCAATTTGCAATATCAAATGCCAAATGTGTCAAAGTTACACTCAAGAGTTAGCCATATGTGTTTTCAGCATATCAAAGACATGAACATTTGTTACAATTAATGAACGTGCTCTACTAACTATTACAATAGGGGCCATgtcttaaatttattttttcaatgaaaTCAAAGTAACAATGATAAAATATGATCATGTTGTAGGTATATACGACTTAGCTACCCACTTTGCTTAATTATTGCTAGAGGCATATGTGAATTGGGAAATAGTATTGTTTTAGGGAAAAGATAAGGTGGGCTTATGGGTTGAATTTTCAGATCAATTTTTAAAAGGTAACCATGTCATTGCATTCCAAAAAATGTCTTATTGCCTGTCACATTTGTGTTCTTTAATTAAATCAATCTATTCATTACTATCAAGCTTTTGTCATATATAACAACCACGAGGTGGGCTATTCAGATTTATCAGTTGTTGATCACCAAACCAGAtccatgttttattttaatgggtGACCTTTTTAATAGCTAAGAGATGTTGGTTTCTGATTGGAAGTGTTAAGTCCAAATCTTCATGGCTCCCACTTAGCTGCCCTATTGAGGAAATGccacatcaaatttttttattagaaggaAATATTAAACTAATAGattatttatcataaaaattaagaaagtgGATTCCTACACGGTGGATTATGGGTTCCACATTGTTGGAAACGAGCTTAAAAGTTCTTTACAAAGTATATAAAGTGAGGTATGTGTTTATCATTATAGATCACCTACAAATATTTCTAAGCAGGCCTCAAATTATTGTGTACGAATTGTATCAATCAGGTGGTCCTAATTGTCTTTGATTCGATGGCATATATATCATTAATCATATTAAAGTAACCATCCAAGAgaaattggaggaaaaaaatgTACCAACCAAACTAAAATTGTCACCAAATATCACGATGGTCCATTGAAGCAGTAGCATATATGTATAATAACTCTGATGTGCATGAATGTTAtagatacatatatatatacgaTGATGTGATGGAGGATGCTTTGCCAATGGTGCTAGGCTATTTGTTGTCACGCTTGGAGGTGATAAGATTTGCATAACAAATGCCTGAAATGCATGGGGGGGGTACCTTTTTACGCGCCATATGATGGGCCATTGTGCTATGTTATTACATGCAAAAATAATATGCCTATGTCGGGGATCTGGGACTAAATGACAACTTCTGTGCTGGTCTTTTCCCATTTGTAGTTTAGGAACCCTAATTTAAAAGAGGCTTTTTCAAGCCCCCTTTGCTTTTCAAACAGAGAATCTATCACTACTGTACCCACTTTAAGCGCTTAATTATCGCCATATATACATACATTCGCTATAAGATTACCTGGCTTCGAGATGATATAAAGTTTTGTTTTCCTAATGCTTCTCTATTGTTTATCTATCTCATCATCAATAAAGTTGTATAGTTCACCTGATTAATACCTCTTAATATAaccactgaaaaaaaaaaaaaggaaaattactCTTTGACACCGCAGAAATTGGCCAAAAATCGTGTAGCTCAGCTGACTGATAATTCTTGTATAGTagtcaagaaagaaaaagaaaaaaaaaaacctttgacaCTGTAGAGATATTTGAGGGTGCGAGGCAGAATTTTATTCTGACATCTGAAAGGGGAATAATAAGAACACAAAGAGCAATGAATAGTTCACGAGAGAGATTACCGACTAAGGAGTCATAATCACCGAATGAGCCGTCTTTATTGGTAGTAGGGTCATCGAGTCACTTCAACTTCACTGAGCTATGCCTAACAAAATTCCAGAGTGGTTCATAAAAAGTGATTTGATACAGTAATAAAAACAAATGGCAAAACTACAAAACTTTCCATTATCAATCACGTGCCATGCACAGTTAGacagcgagagagagagagagagagagatctacaAATTATTATATTGATGATGAATCAAATACAACACGCATGAAAGGCCCCAAAGAccttttgtatatatattttgttaggCCAAACTTAATTAACTTAGGCCATGAAGAAAGAggttttttttctcctctccaaagaaaaacaaataaaaaatttcacaaaaaaaaaaagtatacacaCGTGTAACCAATATACACGTATGAACACCCCTCATTCAGTAAGGTTAGCCCAAAAGCtcaaggccaaaaaaaaaagaaaaaagaaaaaaaagggacatTTCCCGCCAAAAAAGCACACATACACACGTGTGTGCTACACAACTAAGGCGTGTGCACACATACCACTccaaaagaagggaaaaaaaaaagtctacaaAATGGAGCCGATTGATTTcttattcattcattcattttcatcTCCTCCTTATCATGAAAAGACGCAGAAGTTGAAGCAATGATGGTAGATAGATGAGAAGCTTGACTTATAAACCCCATAAACACACCTCAAACTTTCAAACTTGAATCTCACATCTTTGCCAAACCCCCTCTGATCTTTTTCATCAtcccaaacctataaaattTTGGCCCCCACCAAACCCTTCCTTTCATTCAATAATCAATGCTGCCTTTGAATTCAATCACCCACTTCTTTCACACTCCATGACTCCACTATTAAAACAACATTGTTTCTTCAACTTTCTTCACTTTCCCATTCACCAAAATACTTATTTATCTAACAATTGATTCCCCTCCTTCTCCCTTGGGAATCTGCAAAGCCATTAATAATGAATGGCCATCCGCactaagaacaaaaaattagtaaaattttccAAACTCACCAAACCCTGATACATACAttatatatactataatctACACCCATCACTCTAGTCAattttttatctccaaaaaaaagaccctccaaaaactattgaggtttctttgctttttttttttcccacctttttttttttttcccattactCGGAGTTTCCCTTGTCATCATCTACCCATAAATAGCTGTTtaattttctccttttatttgatgatgatgacgatgatgatgacgatgaatCACTAGACCTCATTCTAGCACAAATTGTAACTCGAAGCTGTGGCAACACTTTTGAGGGCTTCCTCCGAGTATTATTGTCAAGAACAAATTCTTGCATTAACTGGTAGCAACCAGTGATTTTATCCTGCAAAatccaaaataatatattaattaacaTATACTTAGATTGTTTTATCTATAATATTCCTAAACCATAAATATTGTTACATGCTTACTTTGTGTAGTCCATCACACCATGATTCAGCATGTTCAGGATTAACAAGAGACAAATTTGGAATTTCACTAGCTGCACAAAGTATGGCTGCGGCAGCAATGCAAGATGGCCAATACTCGAGAAAGCTAGCCTCTGTGGACacgtgaaaaaagaaaaagtattctttcaattttattgtaaaagaaTGACCCTTTTTGTCCCCAAATTCCAATAcgttattattctttatttccATATACGAACGTATACGTACATGTGTGCATGCATGTACGTACCTAATAGTATCAGTATATATTACCTTGAATATTAGATAAAATGATTTCAGTCGCCCTTGAAACTAAAAACCCAGCATAAGTTCCTGCCGAATCAAGCTTGCATGCAAAGTAAGCAATGAAGCTGAATGGTGTTATGGATCGTAGTCTCCAATCCAAAACACTAAGCACAAGAAGCTCCATCCTTTGAATCGTTCTAGGTTCAAAAATGTGTTTGGCAACTTCCACctataatgcattttacattagTACTATGCTCaaataattgaacaaaataataGCTAGAGACACTAGTATATATATGTACCTGAAGATCCAATAGAGAAGGAACCAGAGGTTCCTCCATTTTAGCCGCTAAAGATAAGCAAGCTAC comes from Castanea sativa cultivar Marrone di Chiusa Pesio chromosome 3, ASM4071231v1 and encodes:
- the LOC142629764 gene encoding cyclin-D1-1, whose product is MSILSCSSDCLSDDLLCGEQGSGILSGESSPAEYSSDLDSSACSEESIAEFIEDERNFVPGFDYLARFRSQSLDASAREQSVSWILKVQAYYGFQPLTAYLAVNYLDRYLYSRRLPQTNGWPMQLLSVACLSLAAKMEEPLVPSLLDLQVEVAKHIFEPRTIQRMELLVLSVLDWRLRSITPFSFIAYFACKLDSAGTYAGFLVSRATEIILSNIQEASFLEYWPSCIAAAAILCAASEIPNLSLVNPEHAESWCDGLHKDKITGCYQLMQEFVLDNNTRRKPSKVLPQLRVTICARMRSSDSSSSSSSSSSNKRRKLNSYLWVDDDKGNSE